One region of Pagrus major chromosome 7, Pma_NU_1.0 genomic DNA includes:
- the LOC141000250 gene encoding taste receptor type 1 member 1-like, translated as MKHFFASLCLLGSFLHALAQCTVPASAFQLEGDYLIGGLFDIHHVDGPVSHKRPKMTDCSSKPFILSSYRRFQLMRFCVEEINNSTNLLPNVSLGYEIFDHCSDTQNFPGILKLISFNGMIQPWGEPHKNLSKVIAVVGTYTSTNTLTVAPLLMMNLIPMVSYGAASSVFSRKQNFPSFLRTVHPNKDVIEVIVRILQHFKWRWVAFLNIDDDYGNDGRELFIKMIKDTEICLAYTKGLTHDTDYPPIFKQIEAQRIRIVIVFAAEWTAEALIESAIQLNITDKVWIAGDAWSLNKRLPKVKGIKNIGTVLGVSQPVVKIPGFNDFVRASESQNRCENSEQQMFCNQVCNCSNLTAKDIILADPSFNFPVYSAVYAIAHALHNVLQCGSGGCNGNITVFPHMVLAELKKTNFTLLNQSIEFDENGDPKHGSYSILFWNYSGDAEVVGFYDFRPSLHFFINNSKIQWYTKDKVPTSVCSQECPIGHAKKYDGIHECCFKCEICPNGTYVNSTADPYKCFKCKETEWSEEASTSCNLRVVEYIPFTDSGAIVIMVGAWVLVGLTAAMSVLFAVNYNTPIVRSAGGPMCFLILGCLSLCSISVFFYFDKPTTSFCILRFLPFFLFYTVCLACFVVRSFQIVCIFKIAAKFPKLHIWWMKYHGQWLVITVAFGTQALLLLIGYSFDPSKPYNETVWYPDKIILSCGVHFQATSSSVVLLLSLCCLCFIFSYMGKDLPKNYNEAKAITFCLLLLILTWIIFATVHVLYRGKYIETLNALAVLSSLYSFLLWYFLPKCYIIIFQSYKNTQQYFQGLIQDYTKTISQ; from the exons atgaaacatttttttgcttctctgtgtctcctggGATCTTTTCTGCATGCCTTGGCTCAATGTACTGTCCCAGCTTCTGCGTTTCAGCTGGAAGGAGATTATTTGATTGGTGGACTTTTTGACATTCATCATGTCGATGGCCCTGTTTCTCATAAAAGACCAAAAATGACTGACTGCTCCAG TAAGCCCTTCATTCTGTCAAGTTATCGAAGGTTTCAGTTGATGAGATTCTGTGTAGAGGAAATCAATAACTCTACCAACCTACTGCCAAATGTATCTCTCGGCTATGAAATATTTGACCACTGCTCAGATACACAGAACTTTCCAGGAATTTTGAAACTCATCTCATTCAACGGCATGATCCAACCTTGGGGTGAACCACACAAGAATCTGTCTAAAGTAATAGCAGTGGTCGGCACTTATACGAGCACTAACACGCTGACTGTAGCTCCACTGCTTATGATGAATCTCATTCCTATG gtcaGTTATGGAGCTGCTAGTTCAGTCTTTTCAAGAAAACAGAATTTCCCCTCTTTCCTGCGAACAGTGCATCCCAATAAAGACGTCATTGAAGTGATTGTTAGGATTCTGCAGCACTTCAAATGGCGCTGGGTTGCATTCCTTAACATCGATGATGATTATGGCAATGACGGACGGGAATTGTTCATAAAGATGATTAAGGACACTGAGATCTGCCTGGCATACACCAAAGGACTTACTCATGATACAGATTATCCGCCAATATTCAAACAGATAGAGGCACAGAGGATACGTATAGTTATAGTTTTTGCTGCTGAATGGACTGCTGAAGCTCTCATTGAGTCAGCAATACAACTGAATATCACAGACAAGGTGTGGATAGCCGGAGATGCATGGTCCTTAAACAAAAGGCTCCCCAAGGTGAAAGGAATCAAAAATATCGGAACTGTACTCGGGGTGTCTCAGCCAGTAGTGAAAATACCTGGTTTCAATGATTTTGTCCGTGCTTCCGAAAGCCAGAATCGTTGTGAAAATTCAGAACAACAGATGTTTTGTAATCAGGTTTGCAACTGCAGTAACCTGACTGCAAAAGATATCATTCTTGCAGACCCATCTTTTAATTTTCCTGTTTATTCTGCTGTATATGCGATTGCTCATGCCTTACACAATGTCTTGCAATGTGGATCTGGCGGATGTAATGGCAATATTACAGTGTTTCCACACATG GTTCTagcagagctgaagaagacaaACTTTACACTTCTAAACCAGAGTATTGAGTTTGATGAAAATGGTGACCCCAAGCATGGATCCTATTCTATACTCTTCTGGAACTACAGTGGTGATGCAGAGGTGGTCGGTTTTTATGATTTTCGCCCATCGTTACATTTCTtcatcaacaacagcaaaatTCAGTGGTACACAAAGGACAAA GTGCCTACTTCAGTGTGTTCCCAGGAATGTCCTATAGGACATGCAAAAAAGTATGATGGAATCCATGAATGCTGCTTCAAGTGTGAAATCTGTCCAAATGGAACTTATGTCAACAGTACAG CGGATCCCTACAAATGCTTCAAATGTAAGGAGACAGAATGGTCTGAAGAAGCAAGCACATCATGCAATCTGCGGGTGGTGGAGTACATCCCATTCACAGACAGTGGAGCTATAGTGATCATGGTCGGGGCCTGGGTCTTGGTGGGTCTCACAGCAGCCATGTCTGTTCTCTTTGCTGTCAACTACAACACACCTATCGTCAGATCTGCTGGGGGACCAATGTGCTTCTTAATTTTAGGCTGCCTCAGtctgtgtagtattagtgtGTTCTTTTACTTTGACAAGCCAACAACTTCCTTTTGTATCTTAAGGTTCttgccattttttttgttctacACTGTTTGTTTGGCATGTTTTGTTGTACGCTCGTTTCAAATAGTTTGCATTTTCAAAATAGCTGCCAAGTTCCCCAAGCTCCACATTTGGTGGATGAAATATCATGGACAATGGCTGGTCATCACTGTGGCATTTGGTACTCAGGCACTCTTACTTCTTATTGGCTATTCCTTTGACCCATCCAAGCCCTACAATGAAACAGTTTGGTACCCAGACAAAATAATACTTAGTTGTGGCGTTCATTTTCAGGCAACCTCTAGTTCTGTGGTTTTACTGTTATCCTTGTGCTGCCTTTGCTTCATTTTCTCCTACATGGGAAAAGATCTCCCAAAAAATTACAATGAGGCCAAAGCAATAACCTTCTGCCTGCTCCTGCTGATCCTCACATGGATCATCTTTGCCACTGTACATGTACTTTATCGTGGCAAGTACATTGAAACTCTTAATGCTCTGGCAGTACTCTCCAGTCTCTACTCCTTTCTGTTGTGGTACTTTCTCCCAAAATGttacatcatcatttttcaatcatacaaaaacacacagcagtacttCCAAGGTCTCATTCAGGATTATACCAAAACGATTAGCCAGTAG
- the LOC141000227 gene encoding taste receptor type 1 member 1-like, protein MKKCLASLCLLGSLLHALAQCTVPTSEFHLKGDYLIGGLFDIHHVRDSVYLYRPEAIDCSSQLFILSSYRRFQLMRFTVEEINNSTNLLPNVSLGYEIFDHCSDTQIFPGILKLFSSSGMIQPWSEPNKNLSKVSKVTAVVGPFSSTNTLTVAPLFMADLIPVVSYGAASSAFTEKAKFPSFLRTVHSNKGIIGVIVEIILHFKWRWVAFLNSDNDFGKDGLELFIKRIENTNICLAFTKGINDNTNTSQMFKQIQAQKIGVIIVFTTKLTAEALIESAVQVNITDKVWIAGDTWSLNKRLPKVKGIKNIGTVIGVSQPVVTIPGFNDFIYASKSQTQCENKEQNRFCNQFCNCSSLSAEDILAVDPSFSFPVYSAVYAIAHALHNTLQCGSGRCNGNITVHPYMVLAELKKSNFTILNRSIQFDENGEPKFGSFSIVFWNHSGDAVEIGFYHFYPWRKFFINSTKIQWYTKGEVPTSVCSKECPIGHAKKQNGIHECCFNCIICPNGTYINSSADPYKCLRCKETEWSEEASTSCNLRLVEYIPFTDSGAIVIMVGAWVLVGLTAAMSVLFAVNYNTPIVRSAGGPMCFLILGCLSLCSISVFFHFDKPTTSFCILRFLPFFLFYTVCLACFVVRSFQIVCIFKIAAKFPKLHSWWMKYHGQWLVITVAFLTQALLLVIGYSCAPPKPYNETVWYPDKIILSCDINLTATSSPVVLLLSLCCFCFIFSYMGKDLPKNYNEAKAITFCLLLLILTWIMFATEYMLYRGKHIQTLNALAVLSSLYSFLLWYFLPKCYIIILQPHKNTQQYFQGLIQNYTKTISQ, encoded by the exons ATGAAAAAATGTCTTgcttctctgtgtctcctggGATCTCTTCTACATGCCTTGGCTCAATGCACTGTCCCGACCTCAGAGTTCCACCTGAAAGGAGATTATTTAATAGGTGGACTTTTTGATATTCATCATGTCAGAGACAGTGTTTATCTTTACAGACCAGAAGCCATCGACTGCTCCAG TCAACTCTTCATTCTGTCAAGTTATCGGAGATTTCAGTTGATGAGATTCACTGTAGAGGAAATCAATAACTCTACCAACCTACTGCCAAATGTATCTCTCGGCTATGAAATATTTGACCACTGCTCAGATACACAGATTTTCCCTGGAATTTTGAAACTCTTCTCATCCAGTGGTATGATTCAACCTTGGAGTGAACCAAACAAGAACCTGTCCAAAGTGTCCAAAGTAACAGCAGTGGTCGGCCCTTTTTCAAGCACGAACACCCTGACTGTAGCCCCACTGTTCATGGCTGATCTCATTCCTGTG GTCAGTTATGGAGCTGCCTCATCTGCCTTTACAGAGAAAGCAAAATTTCCTTCTTTCCTACGAACTGTGCATTCCAATAAAGGCATCATAGGAGTGATTGTTGAGATCATTCTGCACTTCAAATGGCGCTGGGTTGCTTTCCTTAACAGTGACAATGATTTTGGCAAAGATGGCCTGGAATTGTTCATAAAGAGGATTGAGAACACTAACATCTGCCTAGCGTTCACCAAAGGCATCAACGATAATACAAATACTTCCCAAATGTTCAAACAAATACAGGCACAGAAAATCGGTgtcattattgtttttactACAAAATTGACTGCTGAAGCTCTCATTGAGTCAGCAGTACAAGTGAATATCACAGACAAGGTGTGGATAGCAGGGGACACATGGTCCTTAAACAAAAGGCTCCCCAAGGTGAAAGGAATAAAAAATATTGGAACTGTAATTGGTGTGTCTCAGCCAGTAGTGACAATACCTGGTTTCAATGATTTCATCTATGCTTCCAAAAGCCAGACTcaatgtgaaaataaagaacaaaatagGTTTTGTAATCAGTTTTGCAACTGCAGTAGCCTGAGTGCAGAAGATATCCTTGCTGTGGACccatctttctctttccctgTTTATTCTGCTGTATATGCCATCGCTCATGCCTTACACAATACATTGCAATGCGGAtctggcagatgtaatggaaataTTACAGTGCACCCATATATG GTTCTAGCAGAGCTGAAGAAGTCAAACTTCACAATTTTAAACCGGAGTATCCAATTTGATGAGAATGGTGAGCCCAAGTTTGGATCCTTTTCTATTGTTTTCTGGAACCACAGTGGTGATGCAGTGGAGATTggcttttatcatttttaccCATGGCGCAAATTTTTCATCAACAGCACCAAAATTCAGTGGTACACAAAGGGAGAA GTGCCTACTTCAGTATGTTCAAAGGAATGTCCTATAGGACatgcaaaaaagcaaaatggGATCCATGAATGCTGCTTCAATTGTATTATCTGTCCAAATGGAACTTACATCAACAGCTCAG CGGATCCCTACAAATGCCTCAGATGTAAGGAGACAGAATGGTCTGAAGAAGCAAGCACATCATGCAATCTGCGTTTGGTGGAGTACATCCCATTCACAGACAGTGGAGCTATAGTGATCATGGTCGGGGCCTGGGTCTTGGTGGGTCTCACAGCAGCCATGTCCGTTCTCTTTGCTGTCAACTACAACAcacctattgtcagatctgCTGGGGGACCAATGTGCTTCTTAATTTTAGGTTGCCTCAGtctgtgtagtattagtgtGTTCTTTCACTTCGACAAGCCAACAACTTCCTTTTGTATCTTAAGgttcttgcctttttttttgttctacaCTGTTTGTTTGGCATGTTTTGTTGTGCGCTCATTTCAAattgtttgcattttcaaaatAGCCGCCAAGTTCCCCAAGCTCCACAGCTGGTGGATGAAATATCATGGACAATGGCTGGTCATCACTGTGGCATTTCTTACTCAGGCACTCTTACTTGTTATCGGCTACTCTTGTGCCCCACCCAAGCCCTACAATGAAACAGTTTGGTACCCAGACAAAATAATACTTAGTTGTGACATTAATCTCACAGCAACCTCTAGTCCTGTGGTTTTACTTTTGTCCTtgtgctgcttttgtttcattttctcctACATGGGAAAAGATCTCCCAAAAAATTACAATGAGGCCAAAGCAATAACCTTCTGCCTGCTCCTGCTGATCCTCACGTGGATAATGTTTGCCACTGAGTACATGCTTTACCGTGGCAAGCACATCCAAACTCTTAACGCTCTGGCAGTACTTTCCAGTCTCTACTCCTTTCTGTTGTGGTATTTCCTCCCAAAATGTTACATCATCATTCTCCAGCCCCACAAAAACACTCAACAGTACTTCCAAGGTCTCATTCAGAATTATACCAAAACAATTAGCCAGTAG
- the LOC141000272 gene encoding taste receptor type 1 member 1-like: protein MGHFLASLCLLGSFLHAFAQCTVPASEFRLEGDYLIGGLFDIHHATGPVHNDRPEAIDCSSQPFLLPNYRRFQLMRFSVEEINNSANLLPNISLGYDIFDHCSDSQSFPGILNLILVNGMTQPWGEPHKNLSKVSKVIAVVGPFSSTQALTAAPLFMVDFIPMVSYGASSSVFSTKEQFPSFLRTVHPNKEVIEAIVSIVQHFNWRWVAFLHIENDFGIDGRELFIKRIKDTEICLAYTKSLSHDTDYSQIFKQIEAQRIRIIIVFAPKTTAEALIESAIQLNITNKVWIADDGWSLNKRLPKTKGIKNIGTVLGVSQPVVTIPRFNDFINITKSQTHCENAEQSMFCNQVCNCSSLSTEAILAADPSFSFPVYSAVYAIAHALHNVLQCGSGRCNGNIKVYPHMVLAKLRKSNFTLLNQRIQFDENGDPKFGAYSIVFWNHSGDAEEIGFYHFHPWVNFFINSTKVRWYTKGQVPSSQCSQECPVGHAKMQNGIHKCCFNCEICPNGTYINSTADPFICIHCKETEWSAEGSTSCNLRVVEYIPFTDSGAIVIMVGTWVLVGLTAAMSVLFAINYNTPIVRSAGGPMCFLILGCLSLCSISVFFQFDKPTTSFCILRFLPFFLFYTVCLACFVVRSFQIVCIFKIAAKFPKLHSWWMKYHGQWLVITVAFGTQALLLVICYSCAPPEPYNETAWYRDKIILSCDFHLKTFSGSMILLSSLCCLCFIFSYMGKDLPKNYNEAKAITFCLLLLILTWIIFATVYMLYRGKHIQTLNALAVLSSLYSFLLWYFLPKCYIIIFQPHKNTKQYFQGIIQDYTKTISQ from the exons ATGGGGCATTTTCTTgcttctctgtgtctcctggGATCTTTTCTTCATGCCTTTGCTCAATGCACTGTCCCAGCCTCAGAGTTTCGGCTGGAAGGAGATTATTTGATAGGTGGACTGTTTGATATTCATCATGCCACTGGCCCTGTTCATAATGACAGACCAGAAGCCATCGACTGTTCCAG TCAGCCCTTCCTTCTCCCAAATTACCGAAGGTTTCAGTTGATGAGATTCTCTGTGGAGGAAATCAATAATTCTGCCAACCTACTGCCAAATATCTCTCTGGGCTATGACATATTTGACCACTGCTCAGATTCGCAGAGTTTTCCAGGCATTTTAAACCTCATCTTAGTCAATGGTATGACTCAACCTTGGGGTGAACcacacaaaaatctgtccaaaGTGTCCAAAGTCATAGCAGTGGTTGGTCCTTTTTCAAGCACTCAGGCCCTGACTGCGGCCCCATTGTTCATGGTAGATTTCATTCCCATG gTCAGTTATGGAGCTTCTAGTTCAGTCTTTTCAACAAAAGAGCAATTTCCATCTTTCCTGCGAACAGTGCATCCCAATAAAGAGGTCATAGAAGCGATTGTTAGCATTGTACAGCACTTCAATTGGCGCTGGGTTGCATTCCTTcacattgaaaatgattttggcATTGATGGACGGGAATTGTTCATAAAGAGGATAAAGGACACTGAGATCTGCCTGGCGTACACCAAAAGCCTCAGTCATGATACAGATTACTCTCAAATATTCAAACAGATAGAGGCACAGAGGATACGTATCATTATAGTTTTTGCTCCAAAAACGACTGCTGAAGCTCTCATTGAGTCAGCAATACAACTGAATATCACAAACAAGGTGTGGATTGCAGATGATGGATGGTCCCTAAACAAGAGGCTCCCCAAGACAAAAGGCATCAAGAATATTGGAACTGTACTCGGGGTGTCTCAGCCAGTTGTGACAATACCCAGATTCAATGATTTTATCAATATCACAAAAAGCCAGACTCATTGTGAAAATGCAGAGCAAAGTATGTTTTGTAATCAGGTTTGCAACTGCAGTAGCCTGAGTACTGAAGCCATCCTTGCTGCAGACccatctttctcttttcctgtttATTCTGCTGTTTATGCCATCGCTCATGCCTTACACAATGTCTTGCAATGTGGATCTGGCAGATGTAATGGGAATATAAAAGTGTACCCACACATG GTTCTAGCCAAGTTGAGGAAGTccaattttacacttttaaaCCAGCGTATTCAGTTTGATGAGAATGGTGACCCCAAGTTTGGAGCCTATTCTATTGTTTTCTGGAACCACAGTGGTGATGCAGAGGAGATCGGCTTTTATCATTTTCACCCATGGGTCAATTTTTTCATCAACAGCACCAAAGTTCGGTGGTACACAAAGGGACAA GTGCCTTCTTCACAGTGTTCCCAAGAATGTCCTGTAGGacatgcaaaaatgcaaaatgggATCCACAAATGCTGCTTCAATTGTGAAATCTGTCCAAATGGAACTTATATCAACAGCACAG CAGATCCCTTCATATGCATCCACTGTAAGGAGACAGAATGGTCTGCAGAAGGAAGCACATCATGCAATCTGCGGGTGGTGGAGTACATCCCATTCACAGACAGTGGAGCTATAGTGATCATGGTCGGGACCTGGGTCTTGGTGGGCCTCACAGCAGCCATGTCCGTCCTCTTTGCCATCAACTACAACAcacctattgtcagatctgCTGGGGGACCAATGTGCTTCTTAATTTTAGGCTGCCTCAGtctgtgtagtattagtgtGTTCTTTCAGTTTGACAAGCCAACAACTTCCTTTTGTATCTTAAGGTTCttgccattttttttgttctacACTGTTTGTTTGGCATGTTTTGTTGTACGCTCGTTTCAAattgtttgcattttcaaaatAGCTGCCAAGTTCCCCAAGCTCCACAGCTGGTGGATGAAATATCATGGACAATGGCTGGTCATCACTGTGGCATTTGGTACTCAGGCACTCTTACTTGTTATCTGCTATTCTTGTGCTCCACCCGAGCCCTACAATGAAACAGCTTGGTACCGAGACAAAATAATACTTAGTTGTGACTTTCatcttaaaacattttctggttccatGATTTTACTTTCATCTTTGTGCTGTCTGTGCTTCATTTTCTCCTACATGGGAAAAGATCTCCCAAAAAATTACAATGAGGCCAAAGCAATAACCTTCTGCCTGCTCCTGCTGATCCTCACCTGGATCATCTTTGCCACTGTATACATGCTTTACCGTGGCAAGCACATCCAAACTCTTAACGCTCTGGCAGTACTCTCCAGTCTCTACTCCTTTCTGTTGTGGTATTTTCTCCCAAAATGTTACATCATCATATTTCAaccccacaaaaacacaaagcagtaCTTCCAAGGTATCATTCAGGATTATACCAAAACAATTAGCCAGTAG
- the LOC140999422 gene encoding taste receptor type 1 member 1-like — MKNRLGFLCLLGFVFLALAQCTVPASEFQLEGDYLIGGLFDIHQVSAPLYHDRPEAIDCSSQSFVLSHYRMFQLMRFSVEEINNSTKLLPNVSLGYEIFDHCSDTQSFPGILNLILVNGMIEPWGEPHEQQTHKSIESKVIAVVGPFSSTHTLTVAPLFMVDLIPMVAYGSTSSVFSKKAKFPSFLRTVHSNINSIEVIFNIVQHFNWRWVAFLNSDNDYGIDGQELFIKRIKDTEICLAYTKGLGDKPDYSQIFKQIEAQRIHIIIVFAPEMTAEALIESAIQLNITNKVWIAGDAWSLNKRLPKTKGINNIGTVIGLSQPLQTIPGFNDFIYASKSQNNCLNAEQNMFCNQVCNCSNLRGVDVLAADPSFSFPVYSAVYAIAHALHHTLQCGSGRCNGNIKVYPHMVLAELKKSNFTLLNQSIQFDENGDPKYGSYSIVFWNHSGDAEEIGFYELYPRVNFFINNSKIQWYMDGEVPTSVCSPECPVGHAKTQNGIHKCCFTCEICLNGTYVNSTEDPYKCIQCKKTEWSAEGSTSCNLRVVEYIPFTDSGAIVIMVGAWVLVGLTAAMSVLFAINYNTPIVRSAGGPMCFLILGCLSLCSTSVFFYFDKPTTSFCILRFLPFFLFYTVCLACFVVRSFQIVCIFKIAAKFPKLNSWWMKYHGQWLVITVAFLTQALLLVICYSCAPPKPYNETVWYPEKIILSCDLDLKTFSGSVILLLSLCSLCFIFSYMGKDLPKNYNEAKAITFCLLLLILTWIIFATVNMLYRGKYIEILNALAVLSSLYSFLLWYFLPKCYIIIFQPHKNTKQYFQGIIQDYTKTISQ; from the exons atgaaaaaccGTCTAGGTTTTCTGTGTCTCctgggatttgtttttcttgcctTGGCTCAATGCACTGTCCCAGCCTCAGAGTTCCAGCTGGAGGGAGATTATTTGATAGGTGGACTGTTTGATATTCATCAAGTCAGTGCACCTCTTTATCATGACAGACCAGAAGCCATCGACTGCTCAAG TCAATCCTTTGTTCTTTCACATTATCGAATGTTTCAGTTGATGAGATTCTCCGTGGAGGAAATTAACAATTCTACCAAGCTACTGCCAAATGTATCTCTGGGCTATGAAATATTTGACCACTGCTCAGATACACAGAGTTTTCCAGGCATTCTAAACCTCATCTTAGTCAATGGCATGATTGAACCTTGGGGTGAACCACATGAGCAACAAACACATAAGTCCATAGAGTCCAAAGTAATAGCAGTGGTTGGCCCTTTTTCAAGCACTCACACCCTGACGGTTGCCCCATTGTTCATGGTGGATCTCATTCCTATG GTCGCTTATGGATCTACTAGTTCTGTCTTTTCAAAAAAAGCTAAATTCCCCTCTTTTCTGCGAACAGTGCATTCCAATATAAACTCCATTGAAGTGATTTTTAACATTGTGCAGCACTTCAACTGGCGCTGGGTTGCTTTTCTTAACAGTGATAATGATTATGGCATTGATGGACAGGAATTGTTCATAAAGAGGATTAAAGACACTGAGATCTGCCTGGCATACACCAAAGGCCTCGGTGACAAGCCAGATTACTCTCAAATATTCAAACAGATAGAGGCACAGAGGATACATATCATTATTGTTTTTGCACCTGAAATGACTGCTGAAGCTCTCATTGAGTCAGCAATACAACTGAATATCACAAACAAGGTGTGGATAGCAGGGGACGCATGGTCCTTAAACAAGAGGCTCCCCAAGACAAAAGGAATCAATAATATTGGAACTGTAATTGGGTTGTCACAGCCATTACAGACAATACCTGGTTTCAATGATTTTATCTATGCTTCCAAAAGCCAGAACAATTGTCTTAATGCagaacaaaatatgttttgtaatCAGGTTTGCAACTGCAGTAACCTGAGAGGAGTAGATGTACTTGCTGCAGACccatctttctcttttcctgtttATTCTGCTGTATATGCCATCGCTCATGCCTTACATCACACCTTGCAATGTGGATCGGGCAGATGTAATGGGAATATTAAAGTGTACCCACATATG GTTCTAGCAGAGCTGAAGAAGTccaattttacacttttaaaCCAGAGTATTCAGTTTGATGAGAATGGTGACCCGAAGTATGGATCCTATTCTATTGTTTTCTGGAACCACAGTGGTGATGCAGAGGAGATCGGCTTTTATGAATTATACCCAAGAGTCAATTTCTtcatcaacaacagcaaaatTCAGTGGTACATGGACGGAGAA GTGCCTACTTCAGTGTGTTCCCCAGAGTGTCCTGTAGGACATGCAAAAACGCAAAATGGGATCCACAAATGCTGCTTCACTTGTGAAATTTGTCTGAATGGAACTTATGTCAACAGCACAG AGGATCCCTACAAGTGCATCCAATGCAAGAAGACAGAGTGGTCTGCAGAAGGAAGCACATCATGCAATCTGCGGGTGGTGGAGTACATCCCATTCACAGACAGTGGAGCTATAGTGATCATGGTCGGGGCCTGGGTCTTGGTGGGCCTCACAGCAGCCATGTCCGTTCTCTTTGCCATCAACTACAACAcacctattgtcagatctgCTGGGGGACCAATGTGCTTCTTAATTTTAGGCTGCCTCAGTCTGTGTAGTACTAGTGTGTTCTTTTACTTTGACAAGCCAACAACTTCCTTTTGTATCTTAAGGTTCttgccattttttttgttctacACTGTTTGTTTGGCATGTTTTGTTGTACGCTCGTTTCAAattgtttgcattttcaaaatAGCTGCCAAGTTCCCCAAGCTCAACAGCTGGTGGATGAAATATCATGGACAATGGCTGGTCATCACTGTGGCATTTCTTACTCAGGCGCTCTTACTTGTTATCTGCTACTCTTGTGCCCCACCCAAGCCCTACAATGAAACAGTTTGGTACCCAGAGAAAATAATACTTAGTTGTGATCTTGatcttaaaacattttctggttccgTGATTTTACTTTTATCTTTGTGCTCTCTTTGCTTCATTTTCTCCTACATGGGAAAAGATCTCCCAAAAAATTACAATGAGGCCAAAGCAATAACCTTCTGCCTGCTCCTGCTGATCCTCACCTGGATCATTTTTGCCACTGTAAACATGCTTTACCGTGGCAAGTACATTGAAATTCTTAACGCTCTGGCAGTACTTTCCAGTCTCTACTCCTTTCTGTTGTGGTATTTCCTCCCAAAATGTTACATCATCATATTTCAaccccacaaaaacacaaaacagtacTTCCAAGGTATCATTCAGGATTATACCAAAACAATTAGCCAGTAG